A stretch of DNA from Malaclemys terrapin pileata isolate rMalTer1 chromosome 19, rMalTer1.hap1, whole genome shotgun sequence:
ACAATTCCTTGCGTACCCTAGTGCTGAGTCTGCTGTCCAGGGGGGTAGAGTCGAGATCTGAACCTCGCGGCTCTAGAGACACAAGCCTGCAGGGCCTTGTTACGCCGGTGCAGCACCAGAGCGAtctgtggagaatcaggcccttaagcgTTACCTGCAGGCTTTGCAGAGGTCCAGAGAGCCTGGGCCCCTCTCTTCACACTGCCAGAGGCCTGACGCTGGCCCAGCCTGTGGTTTAATGCAGCCTGGAGCCGCTCTGAGGAGAAGCGCCAGAAAGCCGACCTTCTGCTTGTTGTTATTTTGGGGTTTCGATCACGTTCAACTAAATCAGCCCAAATTCTGAACTAGGGCAGAGCCTCCAGTCATCTGAGCCCAGAGCCTTTGGTACTGAGCGTCTTTCCTGCTGAAGGGTCAGCGCTTCATAGCGTCTGGGGAGGACGCACCATCCCCAGGAGCGTGCAGCATTACTGGGGATCAAGGCCCGGCATAGCTGCTTGCGCTGCCGTTGGTACCCGTGGGCGTCGGCAAAGCTGTGGGTGGAACAGTAGGGGcctgggttgggactgagggacaTCGGCACAGCTCCAACCTGCGCTGTTCTTGGCTTAATCCAGTCCCTCGCTTTCATCAGCACTAAATTCAAGGCACAGATATTGTCCAGATCCCTCCCACCCTAACATCTTACCGGAAAGGACCCACTGATTCCCCTGAGAAACCCCACAAGATTTGCCTTGCAGCTGCACTGAGCTGGCAAACCCAGCCTTCGCCCGCGGGGTAATAGCAACCATCTCTCTTGTGCTGCCCATTAAACTCCCTGGCTCTGAAGACCTGAGCATATTCCCCCCGACGGGTCCAGTCAGCTGCATATTCATgtccttccccccttccctccccgtcTTGggcagtgaaattgaccaaaaataACAGCACCTGAAGGATGCGGATGTTTAGTCTGATTCTGTCATCGACGGCTCTCTGCCGTCTCTCTTTGTATGGAGGAGCCAAGCaatcccctgcccctctccagggcacctgaggcagagagcagctgGCTCCTTTGCTCCAGCCAGTGAACATCCTGCTTCCGCCATCCCAAGCTCCCTGGATTCCCATTTCACGGTGGATCAGCTGCTGCACGTACACCCAGATTGCCAGCTAGGCCGCTGCCTGGTTTGCTGTTTGCATGCTGCATTCTCGAGGCCCTATGGACTTGCCCGAgccaagcttgtctctctctcctgctctcccTGCGCCTTCTGCTCTTGGCACGGGCCTTGTCTctgtccctccatgccaggtcCCCTCTATTGGTGCAGTGACCAGTAACCACCTGAGCCCACAGAGCATTGTTGTATCGGGATTTtaggaaagctgtggacaaattggagagtccagaggagagcaacagaaacgATCAGAGGtttggaaaacctgacctatgaagagaGGTTGAAAACACTTGGTGTGTTTGGTCTGGAGacgagaaggctgaggggggacctgataacagtcttcaaataggttaagggctgttagaaagatggggatcaattgttctccacctccaccgagggtaggacaagaagtgatgggggcttaatctgcaggaagggagatttagattagatattcgGAAACCTTTTGAACTCTAAGGAGACTTCAGCACTGGGACAGGtgacctagggaggctgtggagtcCCCGTCATTGGAGATTGTTATGAATAAACTAGACTAATGCCCAGGgtcagattaatcttttgtgggccctggcgcctggaccatggccctgctctgccatgaggccctgcccccacttggccttttccccccaaggccctgcccaccGCTCgcacagggggggagggggcggagaggaccgggcagggcctcggggaggggaagaggctgagtgggggtggggcctcagggcggagcctgggtggagcagggggcggggccacggtCCGGGtgccagggccccttctgagtgtgggccTGGGGCCttggcgccattgtaaacccggtactgCCTGTGCCTGTCAGGGATGAGCTAattttacttagtcctgcctcgcCCAGGGGGCTGGCCCAGCTGACCTCTCGAGGTTTCGTCCAGCCCCACGGTACAATTCTCTGCCCCAATCGCGTTTCATCCCGGCACGTCCGAAAGTGCAGATGAGATGCAGCGATGTCATGGCGCACAAACTCCGAGAAGCAGCTACAAGCCCGGGCTGGCAGATCTCCGCAGCGGTTCCAAGAACATAAAGGAGCCGGCCGTGTTATAAACAGCAGAAATAAAACACAGAGCCAGACAGGAACGTTTCcagccacctccctccctggtgtaattccagtgaaatcaatggggttgcCCAAGGATGAGAAGGTTCTGTCTGTTTATGGTGGTGATTTCTACTGTCAATGCAAatctgtggccactgggagtCAGGGACTTTTTgagatgagaggaaggatggtcttgtggcgaGGGCAGGGCTgcgactcaggagagctgggttcaacaACTGGACTTCCTAGGCAAtcgtgggcaagtcatttaaaacaaaatacccGCACCATGCCTCAGTGTCTCCATCTGGAAATGGGGGGTAACGATACTCGCGTTCtcctcccctttgtctgtcttggctATTTAGACTTTGTGCTCTCGGGGGCAGGAACGGTCTCGCACTGTGTGATGGCGCTGCTATGTGCTAATAGCAATAATAGCACCTGGCTCGTACCTAGCGCtgtcatcagcagatctcaaagctcttgCCAAAGGTCAGTGTCATTCTAAAGGTAAATGTCGCTATTCTCCGGGAAGAGGTTTTAATTTAAAACGGGATGAATTTTCTAGCCTTTCGCTATGTCCCCGGTGCCTTGCTGGTGTGTCTGTCTGACAGCCTTCAGAGCCGGCAAGATTCAAACCCCATCGTCCCCCACCGGCTGTCACAGGCCCAGAACGCTGCAGTCGTTAGCCAAGCCTTCGACCGGCTGGGTTTGCACAACGGAGCCCTCGCAAAGCCTCAGCCAGACGCCCGCCCCAGCTCAGAATGGCTTTTTCCTCTTCATCAGGCCTCCTCCACGTTCCCAGCGGAACCGAGGCAGCATAAAATCCAGCCGACCAGTCTGGAGCAAGCGGACGAGCGCCAGGCCCCGAAACAGAACGTGAATGGGCTCCTGGAAAGAGACATTTCACAGGTAACTGCCAGAGTCCATTAATAATATCTCGCTCTTTGACAGCGCTTGACCTCCATGGATCCCATGATGCTTTGCAAAGCTGCGTGTGCtttactatccccattttgcagatggggaaactgaggtatggtgaTAAGTGACTTAACCAAGCCCACGCAGTGAGTCAGCGGCAGAGTCAATGCCCAGGTTGCCAGGATCCCCAGCTTCATGCTCTGTCTGCCAGATCCCAACTGTCCCTACAGGTTTCagttctgacttcagtggggctgcatTCACCTGGTTGTTAGCGAGGACCGATCATGCAGTAATGGAAGGATCGGGTTTTTGCTAGCTCCCAGCAGCGCTCCTCCTGGCCCCTGGACACACAGAGCGTTTAAGCAGAGGAGTTTCTCAGGCAGAGTCCTGGCCATCAGTGTGAatgggaagctgcagggagaATGGGCAGCCGTGCTGAGAATGTCTAGTTAGCTCAGGGATACGCACCCTCAACGAACCGGAGAGACGCTTGGCTATCAAATGGAGTTGCACAGCTGGTGGGTAAGGGCTGGAGTACAGACCCCTGTGGCACCCACAGCAAAATGCCCTGCAGAGCAGGGCCCACCATCCCTTCTGCTGTGTTTGTACCGCACCCAGCACAGCAGGGCCCCGACTCTGGTCTTTGGGTGCTACTCGAATGCAAATGTTAATCATAACTAGTGCAGGGGGCGGTGTGTCCGGTCTGTGCCCAGCAAGCAGGCAGAACCGAGCGCTGTATCAGCAGCACCAGGGTGGGAGTGGCCACaaggctgttgggggagggggcaatgggagcctggggatgggaagaggtggtaGCAGGAACCTCACAATGTGgaagcactggtggggggaggagcttggctggTGCTGGGGCCTGTGattggaggagagggggaggtgggggattGAAGACACTGGTGCATTCCTAGGTGATCCTCACCCCCTCTACAAAATATACAAGGAccagccctgcagcctggctTTATCCCCGTGGGTGCCaccatgcccccttcccccggTGAGCTCTCTGCAGCGTCTGACTGGCTGACAGGTGCCGGGTGATTTATTGTCCTTGGCCATAGTAAAGTGACTTGATTTCTTTCTTCCAGTCTCTGTGCCTTTTGCCACAAGGCCATTGCCCCCCGGACCCCGACCATAGAAGCCATGAACAGACAGTACCACGCGGACTGCTTCACGTGCCGGACGTGCCACGGCCAGCTAGCGGGGCAGCGCTACTACCAGAAAGAGGGCCGGCCAATGTGCAACTCTTGCTACAAGGGTCAGCGCAACGGGCTCCTGGTTGTCCCAAGAGGCCAATGTCGTTCTGTTCTCAGGAGTCAAATCTGGCTTCCGAGGGAGCCCCTGGGAAAGTAGGAGGGGTTCAGAGTTCGGCAAGACTAGCCGACCTGCAAGGGTTCCTCAGATACAGAAGTGCCCTACTCTGGGAAGACCCATCTTTGTAATGCCACCAATACTGGCTCAGACAACGGGTCTGTACagaacaagggcctgatcctgtggggTGCGGGGTGGTCTCAACTCCCAGGATCTTCGGGAGGAGTCGTGAGGGGTAGGTTAGCCTGAGGATCAGTCCCAAAGCAGGGAACATGCCTGGTGCTGAGAGCTGGGGACTGGGAGTCCACgttccatccccagctccgtgTCACCTACCGCAAGTTGTGTAGGTCCAGTGTTTCCAAAAGTGGCCTCTTGCTCCATGCGCCCCCAGTTCTGGCAACTCACCTTGAGGCACCCGGCtttggttttcagtggcactgagTGTCTTCAGCTTCAgcgctctgaaaatcaggccccaggttcGTGTCATCCGCCAGCCCTGATCCAAGCCGCTTTTGGTAATCTAGATCTTCATGTCCGGGCCTTAACTTTAACCCCCTGCAAAATAGAGCCAACATGCATTTAATTTATGAATGTTTCGGAATGGGCTTGGAAATACCTAGCTGAAGAGTGCTACAGGAAGGCCAGGGATTCTCATGGTTACAGGCCAGAAGGACGTTTGTGTCCTGGGAGCATTTCCCATCCATTCGTGTCGTTCATTGCGAAGCAGCAAGGCTGCAGTCTTCCATTGGCTACGGTGACCATAGAGCCACGGGGCTTAGCAGGCAGCTTCTAGCGTGGAGGCGTAAATGGCTCTGCCACTGTGCCGGGAGGGTCTCTGAGACCACGCACAGCATTGAACTCTGGTTCCTCCCAGCTCTCTGGCCTGGCCAACCTCCCTCACTGCGTAGGTGAGGGCTGAATTGGGGGCGCAGCGAGGGGCGAATGGTACCATCCACTTCTGGTTTCTGCGCTTTATCTGCCTCTCTCCTTCCGCAGGACACGCTGGAGAAATGTGCCAAGTGCCAGGGTCTGATCCTGGAGCACATCATCCGCGCCTTGGGGAACGGGGTACCATCCCGAGTGTTTCATGTGCTCCGTGTGTGGGCGGAGCATCGGGGACGAGAGCTTTGCCGTGAATGACCAGAACGAGGTGCACTGCGTGGATGATTTCTACAGGTGCGATACGTTATATGTGGCGCGTCGGAGGGGTAGAAAGCTAGAGCGAAATCGCCTCTGCACCTAAACTACCCTCCTCTGCAGCTTAGAGGGGCCCGATTCTGTTCAAAAGGTATGTCTTGCGCACGTGAGACAACCtgaagggcccgatcctgcaaaccttCCCTCCAGCAAGTAGCCTTTACTCATCCCAATTCTTCCCCAGGGCTCTTTGCCTGAGGAGTGTCTCCTTAGTATGCTGCTACGAAGCCAATGGAGCAGGGTTGGATGCCAAGCCCGCAGGTGCAATAGATCCGATTCTCCCCCACTTTGGCATCTCAGGGAGGCGTTACTcccctgggcagagtggggggtgagCGACACCCAATCAGAATCTTCCATTCACCCCCGTGGTAGCATTTGACCGGGGCCCTGCGATGCCACCAGGGTGAGTAACGGCCCCTCTGCTGGAGAGATGCTTTTCAGGGTTGCGTCCTTCACTTTGTGTCTTGTGTGcaagacttaatttttttttgctcagtTTCCCCCTTTAGTTCAATGTCCCCATTATTCACCCCCGTCTAGTTCACACTGCAGTATTCCTAAACACCGGGGCTGACTCTCCTCTCATTCACGCCGCTGTGGTCGTCAGCGGAGTTCCACCAGTGTCAAGCTAGCGTCAAGGAGAGCAGAGACAGGGCCACAAGTGATTTCCTGGATAGCTCGGCCTGGCACCCAGCTCATTCCAGTCCGTCTGCCACTTCCGTTTCACGTGCAATAATACAGAAGCCACGTAAAGTAACGTGGATCTAGCTTTAAATTGTGCTGCGAATTGCTACAGCGAATGGGAGTGGCAACTGCTGTGGCATAAGAGGTTGGCCGTTTGTTTCATCAGGAAGTACGCCTCCATCTGCAGCGTCTGTGAGACACCCATCATTCCACAGGAGGGGAAAGATGCCTACAGGATAGAATGCATGGGGCGAACCTTCCATGAAAGCTGCTATCGCTGTGAGGTAGGTCCTGCTGGGAAGCTGCCgattttttatcttttaaataaaCTCTTGGTGGCGGAGGGGTGTAAAGTCCTAGAAACCACTCGGAGGCAGCCCCAAACAAACAGGATTTTATTCCACAAACACAGGTTCTCTCCCTGGGTTATTGGAGAACTAAGTAGGTTGCTCATGGCCACGTCACTTCCTGTGGCCAAGCCATTGCTCAGACATGCAGGTGAACAGGGATGCTttccattctccccctccccccccccccccccccccccccccccccccccgcagcacgcACAGTTCAGAGAGTTCCAGGAACCCCTCCTGGTTCTGCAGTGGGCTGGCTTTACGGAGCACCCACCCCTTGTACTCGGCTGGGTGCGTGGAGCGTGTCCCTGGAGGCTGCGGGTGCCCGGCTGAGTGTGTGGAGTGTGTCCCTGGAGGTGGCAGGTACTTGGCTGGGTGCGTGGAGTGTGTCCCCCTGGAGGTGGCGGGTACCCGGCTGGGTGTGTGGAGCGTGTCCCTGGAGGTGGcgggtgcctggctgggggcatgGAGCGTGTCCCTGGAGGTGGCGGGTACCCGGCTGGGTGCGTGGAGCGTGTCCCCCTGGAGGTGGCGGGTGCGTGGAGCGTGTCCCTGGAGGTGGCGGGTGCCCGGCTGGGTGTGTGGAGCGTGTCTCTGGAGGCGGCGGGTGCCCGGCTGGGTGCGCGGAGGGTTCCCCTGGAGGCAGTGGGTGCCCGGCAGGGTGCGTGGAGCGTGTCCCTGGAGGTGGCGGGTACCCGGCTGGGTGCGTGGAGCGTGTCTCTGGAGGCAGTGGGTGCCCGGCTGGGTGCGTGGAGCGTGTCCCCCTGGAGGTGGCGGGTACCCGGCAGGGTGCGTGGAGCGTGTCTCTGGAGGCAGCGGGTGCCCGGCTGGGTGCGTGGAGCGTGTCCCTGGAGGTGGCGGGTGCCCGGCTGGGTGCGCGGAGGgttcccctggaggtggcggGTACCCGGATGGGTGTGTGGAGCGTGTCTCTGGAGGCAGTGGGTGCCCGGCTGGGTGCGTGGAGCGTGTCCCCCTGGAGGTGGCGGGTACCCGGCAGGGTGCGTGGAGCGTGTCTCTGGAGGCAGCGGGTGCCCGGCTGGGTGCGTGGAGCGTGTCCCTGGAGGTGGCGGGTGCCCGGCTGGGTGCGCGGAGGgttcccctggaggtggcggGTACCCGGCTGGGTGTGTGGAGCGTGTCCCTGGAGGTGGCGGGTGCCCGGCTGGGTGCGTGGAGCGTGTCCCTGGAGGTGGCGGGTGCCCGGCTGGGTGCGTGGAGCGTGTCCCTGGAGGTGGCGGGTACCCGGCAGGGTGCGTGGAGCGTGTCCCCCTGGAGGTGGCGGGTGCGTCGAGCGTGTCTCTGGAGGCAGCGGGTGCCCGGCTGGGTGTGTGGAGCGTGTCTCTGGAGGCAGTGGGTGCCCGGCAGGGTGCGTGGAGCGTGTCCCCCTGGAGGTGGCGGGTACCCGGCAGGGTGCGTGGAGCGTGTCTCTGGAGGCAGCGGGTGCCCGGCTGGGTGCGTGGAGCGTGACCCTGGAGGTGGCGGGTGCCCGGCTGGGTGCGCGGAGGgttcccctggaggtggcggGTACCCGGCTGGGTGTGTGGAGCGTGTCCCTGGAGGCAGTGGGTGCCCGGCTGGGTGTGTGGAGCGTGTCTCTGGAGGCAGCGGGTACCCGGCTGGGTGCGTGGAGCGTGTCCCTGGAGGTGGCGGGTGCCCGGCTGGGTGCGTGGAGCGTGTCCCCCTGGAGGTGGCGGGTACCCGGCAGGGTGCGTGGAGCGTGTCTCTGGAGGCAGCGGGTGCCCGGCTGGGTGCGTGGAGCGTGTCCCTGGAGGTGGCGGGTGCCCGGCTGGGTGCGCGGAGGgttcccctggaggtggcggGTACCCGGCTGGGTGTGTGGAGCGTGTCCCTGGAGGTGGCGGGTGCCCGGCTGGGTGCGTGGAGCGTGTCCCTGGAGGTGGCGGGTGCCCGGTTGGGGGCGTGGAGCGTGTCCCTGGAGGTGGcgggtgcccggctgggggcgtgGAGCGTGTCCCTGGAGGTGGCGGGTACCCGGCTGGGTGTGTGGAGCGTGTCCCTGGAGGTGGCGGGTGCCCGGCTGGGTGCGCGGAGGgttcccctggaggtggcggGTGCCCGGCTGGGTGCGTGGAGCGTGTCCCTGGAGGTGGCGGGTGCCCGCCTGGGTGCGTGGAGCGTGTCCCTGGAGGTGGCGGGTGCCCGCCTGGGTGCGTGGAGCGTGTCCCTGGAGGTGGCGGGTGCCCGCCTGGGTGCGTGGAGCGTGTCCCTGGAGGTGGCGGGTGCCCGGCTGGGTGTGTGGAGCGTGTCCCTGGAGGTGGCGGGTGCCCGGCTGGGTGTGTGGAGCGTGTCCCGGGAGGTGGCGGGTGCCCGGCTGGGTGCGTGGAGCGTGTCCCTGGAGGTGGCGGGTGCCCGGCTGGGTGCGTGGAGCGTGTCCCGGGAGGTGGCGGGTACCCGGCAGGGTGCGTGGAGCGTGTCCCTGGAGGTGGCGGGTGCCCGGCTGGGTGCGTGGAGCGTGTCCCTGGAGGTGGCGGGTGCCCGGCTGGGTGTGTGGAGTGTGTCCCTGGAGGCGGCGGGTGCCTGGCTGGGTGCGTGGAGCGTGTCCCCCTGGAGGCGGCGGGTGCCCGGCTGGGTGCGTGGAGCGTGTCCCTGGAGGTGGCGGGTGCCCGGCTGGGTGTGTGGAGCGTGTCCCTGGAGGTGGCGGGTGCCCGGCTGGGTGCGTGGAGCGTGTCCCGGGAGGTGGCGGGTACCCGGCAGGGTGCGTGGAGCGTTTCCCGGGAGGTGGCTGGTGCCCGGCTGGGTGTGTGGAGCGTGTCCCTGGAGGCAGcgggtgcccggctgggggtgtggagcgTGTCCCTGGAGGCGGCGGGTACCCGGCAGGGTGCGTGGAGCGTGTCCCTGGAGGCGGcgggtgcccggctgggggtgtggagcgTGTCCCTGGAGGCAGCGGGTGCCCAGCTGGGTGTGTGGAGCGTGTCCCTGGAGGCAGCgggtgcccagctgggggcgtgGAGGGTTCCCCTGGAGGCGGCTGGGTCTGTGGAGCTGGGTGCCTGCCTCTGGAGGCGGCGGGTACCCGGCTATGTTCCAAGACCAGCAATCTGCTGCCCCCTCATAAAGTGTGGCGTGGGAGCCGGTACCGTCTGTGGCCTCACTGCACAGGCTTTAATTGAATTCCTCCGGTGAAGGAGGggtttgggcccagatcctcatgcCCAGGCAGCATCTCATTGGCTGGACAGTCTGGGTGTCATGACCAGGATGCCACAGGCTGATTGAAACTGACGAAAGTGAGGGCTGAGCCAGCTAGTCTGCAGGAGAAGGTGCTGGGAGCACTACGTGTACTGGCAGCAATGGGGCTCGCTCATGGAGTTCCAAGTGAATGAAAGCGACAAAACTGAAGTAGTGTGTAGCCAGCAAAGGGAAGAAATTCCTGTGATGCTTGAGGCTTTAGAAATGACTGAGTTTTGGACTGACTTTTGATTGACGTGCTTTCTACCTCACAGAACTGCAGGATTCCCCTGTCCACCGAGCCAGCGGAGAACGGCTGTTACCCCTTGGACAGCCACGTCCTCTGCAAGCCCTGTCACATCAAACAGAAGAATGAATCGTTCTGCTAAGAGAGCCAGGCGGGCTTCCCCAGAAAACCGTGGACGCAGTCGCATGGCTGAGATGAGCCGAATCGCTGTACTATGGCAGTGTTCTTATCCTCTGCATTCATTTATGTCCAACTTTCTGTCCTGACTGTCTCTCTTATGGTAGGACCATATTAGTAGCTCTGAGCTTTAGCAGCAAAGTCCTACCACGCATGC
This window harbors:
- the FBLIM1 gene encoding LOW QUALITY PROTEIN: filamin-binding LIM protein 1 (The sequence of the model RefSeq protein was modified relative to this genomic sequence to represent the inferred CDS: inserted 2 bases in 1 codon; deleted 1 base in 1 codon; substituted 1 base at 1 genomic stop codon), whose translation is MPGRQLLQERDFADLSEESKTWKEDFERQGVCSVITLSAHRPKRKXFYCLRSSRALPPTATPAHAXALGCGNRRHSAWESPCSKMLSGKVEKRIASSVYITLAPPRRDTVIKADVKPEVRQPSSDHPKEATKSDGTHQPQGLPPKKLPNSSRQAGKQSSRTLGSAGPSSGAAGLSNGGFSSFPRPVLTDIPTGSDPESPLPSPPPYLLSDELNAPLLETLCPDLQKLHMSSPVSRQASSTFPAEPRQHKIQPTSLEQADERQAPKQNVNGLLERDISQVCAFCHKAIAPRTPTIEAMNRQYHADCFTCRTCHGQLAGQRYYQKEGRPMCNSCYKGQRNGLLDTLEKCAKCQGLILEHIIRALGNGYHPECFMCSVCGRSIGDESFAVNDQNEVHCVDDFYRKYASICSVCETPIIPQEGKDAYRIECMGRTFHESCYRCENCRIPLSTEPAENGCYPLDSHVLCKPCHIKQKNESFC